The Girardinichthys multiradiatus isolate DD_20200921_A chromosome Y, DD_fGirMul_XY1, whole genome shotgun sequence genome has a window encoding:
- the LOC124864384 gene encoding meteorin-like protein, with product MLPSVIIVACLPVLVLRCAADLCNWTGSGFAVGADPRIVLQVRLRCTEGSVRWVYPGQALRVALEPNLSSIRYNTVCIQEFPSLSGASVFIERAGELELLVTEDGGRTGRQVFCFQAGEPHRPVIYLQAGPQSPETWSRRIVGFRYKLLRNRSANSGLETSCRPCNDTELLMAVCSSDFVVRGYIKNVFHDSRRQTSLVEVWTTKGYLQCSGVFEQQVHPYVSSQSRHGRIRTLLQCHVKPGDGQFLFMGSDHFEEAWLGCAPRYKDFLSIYHKARMGRRTFCNFPLD from the exons ATGTTGCCAAGTGTGATCATCGTCGCCTGCCTGCCTGTTTTGGTTCTTCGTTGTGCAGCTGATCTTTGCAACTGGACTGGAAG CGGTTTTGCAGTAGGCGCGGACCCCAGGATCGTTCTCCAGGTGCGGCTCCGCTGCACGGAGGGTTCCGTCAGGTGGGTCTACCCGGGTCAGGCTCTCAGGGTGGCACTCGAACCCAATTTGTCGTCCATCCGGTACAACACGGTCTGCATCCAAGAGTTTCCATCCCTCAGCGGAGCCAGCGTCTTTATTGAGCGGGCCGGAGAGCTGGAGCTACTGGTGACAGAAGACGGCGGGCGCACCGGGCGGCAAGTGTTCTGTTTCCAGGCGGGTGAGCCACACAGGCCCGTCATCTACCTCCAGGCCGGTCCGCAGAGTCCCGAAACATGGAGCAGACGCATAGTGGGCTTTAGATACAAGCTGCTGCGCAACAGGAGCGCCAACAGTGGGTTGGAGA CTTCATGCCGACCCTGCAATGACACAGAATTGCTCATGGCTGTCTGCAGCAGTGATTTTG TGGTTCGAGGCTACATCAAGAATGTCTTCCATGACTCTCGACGGCAGACATCACTGGTGGAGGTGTGGACAACAAAGGGTTACTTGCAGTGCAGTGGAGTTTTTGAGCAACAAGTGCATCCATATGTGTCATCTCAGTCCCGACATGGACGCATTCGAACGCTCCTGCAGTGCCACGTGAAGCCTGGGGACGGACAGTTTCTCTTCATGGGGTCAGACCATTTTGAGGAAGCTTGGTTAGGGTGCGCCCCACGCTACAAAGACTTCTTGTCCATCTATCACAAGGCCAGGATGGGACGTAGGACTTTCTGCAACTTCCCCCTAGACTGA